One window from the genome of Nicotiana sylvestris chromosome 9, ASM39365v2, whole genome shotgun sequence encodes:
- the LOC138878652 gene encoding uncharacterized protein: protein MSKVVLSDQLERWYLQFQQFEIMYIPQKAITGQALADFLEDHPIPDDWEISDELPDEDAMVIEVQPLWKMYFDGSAHRGGAGAGVVFVASQVFGDSQLVINQILGSYKFKKPELCPYHDYAKTLMGCIGDVTIQHVPRKENKKANVLASLASSLTLPDQAQVTICQKWVVPPPNKSENELKHIVVVSEAEEEEWRQPIIDYLSYKILPENPMRRTKIHRRVPRFLYYKDTLYRRSFEGVLL, encoded by the exons ccagtttcaacaatttgaaattatgtacatccctcaaaaggctatAACAGGACAAGCGTTAGCAGACTTCTTGGAAGATCACCCTATACCGGATGATTGGGAGATAAGtgatgaactacctgatgaggacgcaatggtcattgaagttcaacctctatggaagatgtactttgatggttctGCACATCGCGGAGGAGCTGGTGCTGGCGTAGTATTTGTCGCTTCTCAAG tctttggtgactctcaGTTAGTGATCAACCAGATTTTAGGTAGTTACAAGTTCAAGAAACCTGAACTCTGCCCATATCATGATTATGCTAAAACATTAATGGGGTGCATCGGTGACGTGACTATTCAACATGTGCCtaggaaagaaaacaagaaggctAATGTTTTAGCTTCCCTAGCTTCATCGTTAACCCTGCCTGATCAAGCACAAGTTACtatctgccaaaaatgggtagtaccgccaCCAAATAAGAGTGAAAATGAACTCAAGCATATTGTCGTTGTTTCTGAAGCTGAGGAGgaagaatggcgacaacccattatcgatTACTTGAGCTACaagatacttccagaaaatccgaTGAGAAGGACTAAAATCCACCGTCGTgtacctcgcttcctttactacaaagataccCTATACAGAAGATCATTTGAGGGAGTACTCTTGTGA